The Flavobacterium sp. M31R6 nucleotide sequence ATATGAAAAGCATCAAACAACAATTAAGAATTATCTAATAAAAGTATTAAGTCTTGAGAATTAAGTATTAAGACAAAAACTTATAGATTTCTTTAGGTTAAAAACAATTTCAATAACCTTGGAGTATGGCCATAAGTTCCTTTGATTAAATTCAGGACGCCTGCTACAAAAAAACAATAAAATTATGCCAAGATCGGTAAATTCAGTTGCTAAAAGAGCAAGAAGAAAAAAAATAATGAAGCAAGCCAAAGGTTTCTTTGGTAGACGTAAAAACGTTTGGACAGTTGCAAAGAACGCGGTAGAAAAAGCAATGTGCTATGCATACCGTGACAGAAAAGTGAATAAAAGAAATTTCCGTTCATTATGGATTCAACGTATTAACGCTGGAGCTAGATTGGAAGGAATGTCTTATTCTCAATTCATGGGTAAAGTAAAATCTAACGGAATCGAATTGAACCGTAAAGTTCTTGCTGATTTAGCGATGAATCACCCTGAAGCTTTCAAAGCAGTACTTAATAAAGTAAAATAAACGTTATATAAACTCAATTTAGAATTACTTACTTATAAAAAAACCCAATCGGAAGATTGGGTTTTTTGTTTTTATTGTACTCAACAAATTACAGAACTAATAATGGAGCTATAAAACCAAAACCTAAAAGACCAGTTGTATAATCTTTGACCCCGAAAGCATTTTCAGCATAGTTTGTATATTCATATCTTCTAGCCGTATAGGCCACATAAAATTTTATATTGAAATCTTTGAAAGGCATATACTGTATAGTTGGGATAAGACCGTAACTGGTAGATAGTTTTGAACTACCATTTGGATCTGGATTGTCTTTCCATGAATGATTACTATTCATCACTGTTAAAAGTAAATTAATCTTAGGTGCCACCAAATATTCTGCTCTTACCCAGTTTTCTACATAAAGAGCATTTTGTGCTGCGTATTGATATTGACTGCTAATTATACTTGAGACAATTCCTTTGCGATCTAGCCCTTCATCACTGTATTGAAAATCATAATACAAAACGAAATTTTTTGCTTTAAATTTATTCCCAAGCGCAAAATAGTTCATATGGGCTCCTTGTGCTTCGTTGAAGAAACTATAGCTATAAGTGGTTTCAAATTTACCATCAAAAAAACTCCCTCTCCAGTTAGCAACCATTGCCAATGGATACTCAGAAGGATTTATGCTTGGTGGAGCCGTACTACCATATTGTTCTTCATAGGTTTTAGTTCTAGAATTTAATACTTGAAAAGAAATTGAGTTTTTACCATCGGCAAAATCATGAGATAGACCTGCACCTACCAAAAAGTTATCGGCGTTTTCAATAATATCATTATAGGTTAATATGTCAATAGGATTAAAATCAAATTCAAAACCTCCCCAATCGGCACATAATTTTCCAAAAGAAAGCTTTGTGCTTTTAGATAAATCAATTCTCAAAAAAGCAAGATCGACTGATCGACTTATATTATCCAAATTTCCGGGAATAGGTTCTCTAGTATATCTGTTACGGAATCTAAAATATACTTTATCATGAATTTTTCCTTTCATTTCAAAACGGAGCTGGTTCACATTAAATTCTGACAGTGTATGACTGCCATCCATAAAATTACTATTGTAAGCCATCCGTGAATTAAAAATCACATCAACATCTCTTAATAAAGATTGCTTCGTAATTGGTATCAAAGATTTTAGTGAATCTGGTATAAAAAAATCTCCCTCATTAGTTTGTTTTTCCGTCTGCTCTACTTGAGCAAAAGAAATAATTGGCAAAAGTCCAATCATTAAATAAATAAAATATTTTTTCATAATTATTAAATTTTATAATTTATAATAAAAACGATCCCAACAAGAATCCAACTGCGATCGCAACACCAATGGCAATCACACCTGGCACATTAAAACTGTGATTGATGACATAATTACCTATTTTAGTACTTCCAGTTC carries:
- the rplT gene encoding 50S ribosomal protein L20 → MPRSVNSVAKRARRKKIMKQAKGFFGRRKNVWTVAKNAVEKAMCYAYRDRKVNKRNFRSLWIQRINAGARLEGMSYSQFMGKVKSNGIELNRKVLADLAMNHPEAFKAVLNKVK
- a CDS encoding porin, whose translation is MKKYFIYLMIGLLPIISFAQVEQTEKQTNEGDFFIPDSLKSLIPITKQSLLRDVDVIFNSRMAYNSNFMDGSHTLSEFNVNQLRFEMKGKIHDKVYFRFRNRYTREPIPGNLDNISRSVDLAFLRIDLSKSTKLSFGKLCADWGGFEFDFNPIDILTYNDIIENADNFLVGAGLSHDFADGKNSISFQVLNSRTKTYEEQYGSTAPPSINPSEYPLAMVANWRGSFFDGKFETTYSYSFFNEAQGAHMNYFALGNKFKAKNFVLYYDFQYSDEGLDRKGIVSSIISSQYQYAAQNALYVENWVRAEYLVAPKINLLLTVMNSNHSWKDNPDPNGSSKLSTSYGLIPTIQYMPFKDFNIKFYVAYTARRYEYTNYAENAFGVKDYTTGLLGFGFIAPLLVL